In the genome of Dickeya fangzhongdai, one region contains:
- the mukB gene encoding chromosome partition protein MukB, with the protein MIERGKFRSLTLVNWNGFFARTFDLDELVTTLSGGNGAGKSTTMAAFITALIPDLTLLHFRNTTEAGATSGSRDKGLHGKLRAGVCYSVLDVVNSRHQRVLVGVRLQQVAGRDRKVDIKPFTIQGLPVAVSPTQILTQTVGDRQARVLSLQEVKDRLDEYESVQFKQFNSITDYHSLMFDLGVVPRRLRSASDRSKFYRLIEASLYGGISSAITRSLRDYLLPENSGVRKAFQDMEAALRENRMTLEAIRVTQSDRDLFKHLISEATSYVAADYMRHANERRIHLDGSLALRRELFASRKQLITEQTRHVEMARELQEQSGAESDLETDYQAASDHLNLVQTAMRQQEKIERYNADLEELSYRLEEQNEVVEEARDQLEESEARADAAEQEVDELKSQLADYQQALDVQQTRAIQYNQAQQALERARRLCQVPELTPDNADEWLDSFQAKEQEATELLLMLEQKLSVADAANSQFEHAYQLVCRIAGAISRSEAWDVARDVLRDSSSQRYLAEQVQPLRMRLSELEQRRREQQDAERLLQEFVKRSGQDYQPEDLDSLQQELEARIEDLSVRVSEAGEHRLALRQELEQIQQRIAQLTARAPVWLAAQEALTQLGEQSGENFADSQQVTEFMQQLLERERETTVERDRVAVRKQQVDAQIERLSQPGGSEDPRLNALAERFGGVLLSEIYDDVTLDDAPYFSALYGPSRHAIVVADLSLVREQLAGLDDCPEDLYLIEGDPQSFDDSVFEVEELEKAVVVKIAERQWRYSRFPEVPLFGRAAREQRLESLREEREQLAEQYATLSFDVQKIQRLHQAFSRFIGSHLAVVFESDPEAEIRQISTRRGELERAISNFDSENQQQRQQYEQAKEQVGMLNRLIPRISLLCDDALADRVEELREELDEAEDAARFMQQHGASLVKLEPLAAVLQNDPQQHEQMREDYAQAQAAQRAAKQQAFALTEVVQRRAHFSYTDSAGMLNANADLNDKLRQRLEQAEQERTRAREQLRQQQAQLTQYSQLQASLKSSSDAKRDMLKELTQELSDIGVRADADAEARARTRRDELHAALSANRSRRNQLEKQITFCEAEMDGLQKKLRKLERDYHVMREQVVTAKAGWCAVMRLVKDNGVERRLHRRELAYMSGDELRSMSDKALGALRQAVADNEHLRDVLRMSEDPKRPERKVQFYIAVYQHLRERIRQDIIRTDDPVEAIEQMEIELNRLTEELTAREKTLAISSRSVANIIRKTIQREQNRIRMLNQGLQAVAFGQVKSVRLNVNVRETHTTLLNVLSEQQELHQDLFNSTRLTFSEALAKLYQRLNPEIDMGQRTPQTIGEELLDYRNYLEMEVEVNRGADGWLRAESGALSTGEAIGTGMSILVMVVQSWEEESRRLRGKDISPCRLLFLDEAARLDAKSIATLFELCERLEMQLIIAAPENISPEKGTTYKLVRKVFQNHEHVHVVGLRGFGGDAAPLAS; encoded by the coding sequence ATGATTGAACGCGGTAAATTTCGCTCACTGACGCTGGTTAACTGGAACGGTTTCTTTGCCCGCACCTTTGATCTGGACGAACTGGTGACCACCCTGTCCGGGGGCAACGGCGCCGGGAAATCCACTACCATGGCGGCGTTTATCACCGCGCTGATCCCGGACCTGACGCTGCTGCACTTCCGTAATACCACGGAAGCGGGCGCCACCAGCGGCTCCCGCGACAAGGGGCTGCACGGCAAGCTGCGCGCCGGCGTGTGTTACTCGGTGCTGGATGTGGTCAATTCGCGCCATCAGCGCGTGCTGGTCGGGGTCCGGCTGCAGCAGGTCGCCGGGCGCGACCGCAAGGTCGACATCAAACCCTTCACCATTCAGGGGCTGCCGGTCGCCGTCTCGCCGACGCAGATCCTCACCCAGACGGTGGGCGATCGTCAGGCGCGGGTGTTGTCGCTGCAGGAAGTGAAAGACCGGCTCGACGAGTACGAAAGCGTCCAGTTCAAGCAGTTCAACTCCATCACCGATTACCATTCGCTGATGTTCGATCTCGGCGTCGTGCCGCGGCGCCTGCGTTCGGCATCGGACCGCAGCAAGTTCTATCGCCTGATCGAAGCCTCGCTGTACGGCGGGATTTCCAGCGCCATCACCCGGTCGCTGCGCGACTACCTGCTGCCGGAAAACAGCGGGGTGCGTAAAGCTTTCCAGGACATGGAAGCCGCGCTGCGCGAAAACCGCATGACGCTGGAGGCGATTCGCGTCACCCAGTCGGACCGTGACCTGTTCAAGCACCTGATTTCCGAAGCCACCTCTTACGTGGCGGCGGATTACATGCGCCACGCCAATGAACGGCGCATCCATCTGGACGGCTCGCTGGCGCTGCGTCGCGAATTGTTCGCCAGCCGCAAGCAGTTGATCACCGAGCAGACCCGTCATGTGGAAATGGCGCGGGAACTGCAAGAGCAGAGCGGCGCTGAAAGCGATCTGGAAACCGATTATCAGGCCGCCAGCGATCACCTCAATCTGGTGCAGACCGCGATGCGTCAGCAGGAGAAGATCGAACGTTACAACGCCGATCTGGAAGAACTGAGCTACCGGCTGGAAGAGCAAAACGAGGTGGTGGAAGAGGCGCGCGATCAGTTGGAAGAGAGCGAAGCCCGCGCCGACGCCGCCGAGCAGGAAGTGGACGAACTGAAAAGCCAACTGGCCGACTACCAGCAGGCGCTGGATGTGCAGCAGACGCGCGCCATTCAGTACAATCAGGCGCAGCAGGCGCTGGAGCGCGCCCGCAGATTGTGTCAAGTGCCGGAACTGACGCCGGACAATGCCGATGAATGGCTCGACAGTTTCCAGGCTAAAGAGCAGGAAGCCACCGAACTGCTGTTGATGCTGGAGCAGAAACTGAGCGTGGCGGACGCCGCCAACAGCCAGTTCGAACACGCGTACCAACTGGTGTGCCGCATCGCCGGCGCCATCAGCCGCAGCGAAGCCTGGGACGTGGCCCGCGATGTGCTGCGCGACAGCTCTTCTCAGCGCTATCTGGCCGAGCAGGTGCAGCCGCTGCGTATGCGGTTGTCGGAACTGGAACAACGCCGGCGCGAGCAGCAGGACGCCGAGCGTCTGTTGCAGGAGTTCGTCAAGCGCAGCGGTCAGGATTACCAGCCGGAAGATCTCGACAGCCTGCAGCAGGAGCTGGAAGCCCGTATCGAAGACCTGTCTGTCCGCGTGTCGGAAGCCGGCGAGCATCGTCTGGCGCTGCGTCAGGAACTGGAGCAGATCCAGCAGCGTATCGCGCAACTGACCGCCCGCGCGCCGGTATGGCTGGCGGCGCAGGAAGCCCTGACCCAGCTTGGCGAACAGAGCGGCGAAAACTTTGCCGACAGTCAGCAGGTCACCGAATTCATGCAGCAACTGCTGGAGCGCGAACGTGAAACCACGGTGGAACGCGACCGCGTCGCGGTACGCAAGCAGCAGGTGGATGCGCAGATTGAGCGCCTGAGCCAGCCAGGCGGTTCCGAAGATCCGCGCCTTAACGCGCTGGCGGAACGGTTTGGCGGGGTGCTGCTATCCGAAATCTATGACGACGTCACGTTGGATGACGCGCCGTATTTCTCCGCGTTATACGGTCCGTCGCGCCACGCCATCGTGGTGGCGGATCTGTCGCTGGTGCGCGAGCAACTGGCCGGTCTGGACGATTGCCCGGAAGATCTCTACCTGATCGAGGGGGATCCGCAGTCGTTCGACGACAGCGTGTTCGAGGTGGAAGAGCTGGAAAAAGCGGTGGTGGTGAAAATCGCCGAGCGCCAGTGGCGCTACTCGCGCTTCCCGGAAGTGCCGCTTTTCGGCCGCGCCGCCCGCGAGCAGCGGCTGGAGAGCTTGCGTGAAGAGCGCGAGCAACTGGCCGAGCAGTACGCCACGCTGTCGTTTGACGTGCAGAAGATTCAGCGTCTGCATCAGGCGTTCAGCCGCTTTATCGGCAGCCACCTGGCGGTGGTATTCGAATCGGATCCGGAAGCGGAAATTCGCCAGATCAGCACCCGACGCGGCGAGCTGGAGCGCGCCATCAGCAATTTCGATAGCGAAAACCAGCAGCAGCGTCAGCAGTATGAACAAGCGAAAGAGCAGGTCGGTATGTTAAACCGCCTGATCCCGCGCATCAGCCTGCTGTGTGATGATGCGCTGGCCGATCGGGTGGAAGAACTGCGTGAAGAGTTGGACGAAGCCGAAGACGCCGCGCGCTTTATGCAGCAGCATGGTGCTTCGTTGGTGAAACTGGAGCCGCTGGCGGCGGTGTTGCAGAACGACCCGCAGCAACATGAACAGATGCGCGAAGATTACGCGCAGGCGCAGGCGGCGCAGCGTGCCGCCAAACAGCAGGCGTTCGCCCTGACTGAGGTGGTACAACGTCGCGCCCATTTCAGTTACACCGATTCGGCGGGCATGCTCAACGCCAACGCCGATCTCAACGATAAACTGCGTCAGCGGCTGGAGCAGGCGGAGCAGGAACGTACCCGCGCCCGCGAACAACTGCGCCAGCAGCAGGCGCAACTGACGCAGTACAGCCAGTTGCAGGCGTCGCTGAAGAGCTCTTCCGACGCCAAACGCGACATGCTGAAGGAACTGACGCAGGAACTGTCGGACATCGGCGTGCGCGCCGATGCGGACGCCGAAGCACGCGCTCGTACGCGTCGCGATGAACTGCACGCCGCCCTGAGCGCCAACCGTTCCCGCCGTAATCAACTGGAGAAACAGATCACCTTCTGTGAAGCGGAAATGGACGGCCTGCAGAAGAAACTGCGCAAGCTGGAGCGCGATTACCACGTCATGCGCGAGCAGGTGGTGACCGCCAAGGCGGGCTGGTGCGCGGTGATGCGGCTGGTGAAAGACAATGGCGTCGAGCGCCGTCTGCATCGCCGTGAATTGGCGTACATGAGCGGCGACGAACTGCGTTCTATGTCGGATAAGGCGCTGGGGGCGTTGCGTCAGGCGGTGGCGGACAACGAGCATCTGCGCGATGTGCTGCGTATGTCGGAAGATCCGAAACGGCCGGAACGCAAAGTGCAGTTCTACATTGCGGTGTACCAGCATCTGCGCGAGCGTATCCGTCAGGATATCATCCGTACCGATGACCCGGTGGAAGCCATCGAACAGATGGAGATTGAGCTGAACCGGCTGACCGAAGAACTGACTGCCCGCGAGAAGACGCTGGCGATCAGTTCACGCAGCGTGGCGAACATTATCCGCAAGACTATTCAGCGCGAGCAGAACCGTATCCGTATGCTTAATCAGGGGCTACAGGCGGTAGCGTTCGGTCAGGTGAAGAGCGTGCGGCTGAATGTCAACGTACGCGAAACTCACACCACGCTGCTTAATGTGCTGTCCGAGCAGCAGGAACTGCATCAGGACCTGTTCAACAGCACCCGCCTGACCTTCTCCGAAGCGTTGGCGAAGCTGTATCAGCGCCTGAACCCGGAAATCGATATGGGGCAGCGCACGCCGCAGACCATCGGCGAAGAACTGCTGGATTACCGCAACTATCTGGAGATGGAAGTGGAAGTCAACCGCGGCGCCGACGGCTGGCTGCGGGCCGAGAGCGGGGCGCTGTCCACCGGTGAAGCTATCGGTACCGGGATGTCGATTCTGGTGATGGTGGTGCAGAGCTGGGAAGAAGAGTCCCGTCGCCTGCGCGGCAAGGATATTTCGCCGTGCCGTCTGCTGTTCCTCGACGAAGCGGCGCGTTTGGACGCCAAGTCCATCGCCACCTTGTTCGAACTGTGCGAACGGCTGGAAATGCAGCTGATTATCGCGGCGCCGGAGAACATCAGCCCGGAAAAAGGCACCACTTACAAACTGGTGCGAAAAGTGTTCCAGAACCACGAACATGTGCACGTGGTCGGGCTGCGCGGGTTTGGTGGCGATGCTGCGCCGCTGGCGTCGTAG
- a CDS encoding NAD(P)/FAD-dependent oxidoreductase, with translation MNINALPLDANTNGWSAMLSPRESRPALRRSITADWLVIGAGYAGLAFARRIAENRPHEQVVVLDAVDIDDSASARNSGFAIDLPHNIGSSTAELEKAANYRRLLHAGLAQLETLIARYGIDCDWNRHGKYHCIVRPELNGLLEQYAHELQALSEPYQLVQGDALARKLGTSYYHAAIHTPNCVLLNPAALVRGLADSLPDNVTLYERSPALEIQPGKTVRVRTPYGEVRARHLMVATNGCARQLPMFSRQVVGLSTFATLTEPLTAEQQQRIGQIGEWGMTPANAIAGATLRYTRDRRFLIRQHVAYVPSYTVTARHTAEITRQHQAIFLSRFPQLAEVSVAHTWSGMISVTRNGAPGWGKYSDNLYAAVGCNGAGISKQTVAGSTLADLATGVDNPLIADMQALGRPSYIPPRPLLDMGVRGSILKECWLGRKEY, from the coding sequence TTGAACATCAATGCATTACCACTGGATGCCAACACCAATGGCTGGTCGGCGATGTTGTCGCCGCGAGAAAGCCGACCGGCGTTGCGCCGCTCGATCACCGCCGACTGGCTGGTGATTGGCGCGGGTTACGCCGGGCTGGCGTTTGCCCGCCGGATAGCGGAGAACCGCCCGCATGAGCAGGTGGTGGTGCTGGATGCCGTCGACATTGACGACAGCGCGTCCGCGCGGAATTCCGGCTTCGCCATCGACCTGCCGCACAATATCGGCAGCTCCACCGCGGAGCTGGAAAAAGCCGCCAACTATCGTCGCCTGCTGCACGCCGGGCTGGCGCAACTGGAAACGCTGATCGCCCGTTATGGCATTGATTGCGACTGGAACCGCCACGGCAAGTATCATTGCATTGTTCGACCTGAACTGAATGGATTGCTGGAGCAGTACGCCCACGAATTGCAGGCGCTGTCGGAGCCGTACCAGTTAGTGCAGGGCGATGCGCTGGCTCGCAAGCTGGGTACGTCCTATTACCATGCGGCGATCCATACGCCGAATTGCGTGTTGCTCAACCCGGCGGCGCTGGTGCGTGGGCTGGCGGATAGCCTGCCCGACAACGTGACGCTGTATGAGCGCTCGCCGGCGCTGGAGATCCAACCCGGCAAAACGGTGCGGGTGCGCACGCCTTACGGCGAGGTGCGAGCCCGGCATCTGATGGTGGCGACCAACGGCTGCGCCCGGCAACTGCCGATGTTCTCCCGTCAGGTGGTGGGGTTATCGACGTTTGCCACGCTCACTGAACCGCTGACGGCGGAACAGCAACAGCGGATCGGCCAGATTGGCGAGTGGGGTATGACGCCGGCTAATGCCATCGCGGGCGCTACGCTGCGTTACACCCGCGATCGTCGTTTCCTGATTCGCCAGCATGTGGCTTATGTTCCGAGTTACACTGTCACGGCGCGCCACACTGCGGAGATTACGCGGCAGCATCAGGCGATTTTTCTGTCCCGCTTCCCGCAACTGGCCGAGGTATCGGTTGCCCATACCTGGTCCGGCATGATCAGCGTCACCCGTAACGGGGCGCCGGGCTGGGGAAAATATAGCGATAATTTGTATGCCGCCGTGGGGTGCAACGGCGCCGGTATCTCTAAGCAGACCGTCGCAGGCAGCACGCTGGCGGATCTGGCGACCGGTGTCGATAACCCGCTGATCGCTGATATGCAGGCGTTGGGTCGGCCCAGTTATATCCCGCCACGTCCGTTGCTGGATATGGGCGTACGCGGCAGTATTTTGAAAGAGTGCTGGCTGGGACGAAAGGAATATTAG
- a CDS encoding cyanophycin synthetase, with amino-acid sequence MPLGKTFFSETLNNRLAPESRRGIAAAGRFAGSLGLPVFVKPNNLSQGAWVTKVYDMPSMAAICNHIFSRTDVLLVEQVCQGRDYRVVVLGGTVISAYERFPLAVYGDGMRTIQQLLVAAQQSLTHRGRPGSQINPHDPRIDIKLADMGLSRKTILPAGQKTFLLDNANLSTGGTSVDFTDTIHQSFAELAITATASLGLRIAGVDIICRDLCTDAATQPWNIIEINSAPGLNNYAALGPEQRERVKALYRQILLLIQQESTITQH; translated from the coding sequence GTGCCGCTGGGAAAAACCTTCTTTTCGGAAACGCTGAATAACCGACTGGCGCCGGAAAGCAGAAGAGGCATTGCTGCCGCCGGACGGTTTGCCGGCTCGCTCGGGTTGCCGGTATTTGTAAAACCCAACAATCTGAGTCAGGGAGCCTGGGTCACCAAAGTTTATGATATGCCGTCGATGGCGGCGATCTGCAACCATATTTTTTCCCGCACGGATGTGTTATTGGTGGAACAAGTGTGTCAGGGGCGGGACTACCGGGTGGTGGTGCTGGGTGGAACCGTGATCTCGGCATACGAGCGATTTCCGCTGGCCGTTTATGGCGATGGCATGCGGACAATCCAGCAACTGCTGGTCGCGGCGCAACAGAGTCTGACTCATCGCGGGCGCCCCGGCAGCCAGATTAACCCGCACGACCCGCGTATCGATATCAAGCTGGCCGATATGGGCCTGAGCCGCAAGACCATTCTGCCTGCGGGGCAGAAAACCTTTCTTCTTGATAACGCCAATCTCTCCACTGGCGGAACCTCGGTGGATTTTACCGATACCATCCATCAAAGCTTCGCCGAGTTGGCAATAACGGCCACGGCGTCATTGGGGCTGCGTATCGCCGGCGTGGATATTATCTGTCGTGATTTATGTACGGATGCCGCTACACAGCCCTGGAATATTATCGAAATCAATTCTGCGCCGGGATTAAACAATTACGCAGCGCTAGGACCGGAGCAACGAGAGCGCGTGAAAGCCCTTTACCGGCAAATCCTGCTGCTGATTCAACAGGAAAGCACCATCACACAGCATTAA
- the cueO gene encoding multicopper oxidase CueO, whose translation MRRREFIKLSAMLGAASALPWWSRSVWAEERPTLPVPPLLAPDAGGNIALKLQTGSMRWLTGLETATWGVNGGFLGPALQLEQGQAVTLNVTNTLPETTTLHWHGMEIPGNADGGPQAEIAPGKTWTAAFRVEQPAATAWFHPHTHGVTGRQVAMGLGGLILIQDAASRALPLPSQWGVDDIPLILQDKRLDTKGQIDYQLDVMSAAVGWFGDLMLTNGARYPQHAAPRGWLRLRVLNGCNARSLTLAASDGRPLYVIGSDGGLLAEPVAVSALNVLMGERFEVLVDARDGKAFDVVTLPVTQMGMSVPPFDQPLPVLRIQPTLKPGTGTLPETLATLPALPSTSGLKTRQLQLTMDPQLDMLGMQALMQRYGMNAMAGMDMAGLGAMQGMSHGGMDMSSSSSSGMRHGGMSMNHGGMEQGGMNHGGMNHGGMNHQTGQASAPLDILSGNRINGAAFQMGQPLFDVRRGDVEVWSISGQGDMMLHPFHIHGTRFRILSENGKPPAAHRRGWKDIVHVEGARSEVLVQFNHPAPKERAFMAHCHLLEHEDTGMMMSFTVS comes from the coding sequence ATGCGTCGCCGCGAGTTTATCAAATTGAGCGCCATGCTGGGGGCGGCTAGCGCTTTGCCCTGGTGGAGCCGTTCCGTCTGGGCCGAGGAGCGCCCGACCTTGCCGGTGCCGCCGCTGCTGGCGCCGGATGCGGGCGGCAATATCGCCCTGAAGTTGCAGACCGGCAGCATGCGCTGGCTGACAGGGCTGGAAACCGCCACCTGGGGCGTCAACGGCGGATTTCTGGGGCCGGCGCTGCAACTGGAACAGGGGCAAGCGGTGACCCTCAACGTCACCAACACCCTGCCTGAAACCACCACGCTGCACTGGCATGGGATGGAAATTCCGGGTAATGCGGATGGCGGTCCGCAGGCGGAGATCGCGCCGGGCAAAACCTGGACCGCCGCGTTCCGGGTAGAGCAGCCGGCGGCGACAGCGTGGTTTCATCCGCATACCCACGGTGTGACCGGCCGTCAGGTGGCGATGGGGCTGGGCGGCCTGATTCTGATTCAGGATGCCGCCAGCCGGGCATTGCCGCTGCCATCGCAGTGGGGCGTGGATGATATCCCGCTGATCCTGCAAGACAAGCGTCTGGATACGAAAGGGCAAATTGACTATCAGCTGGATGTTATGTCGGCGGCGGTCGGCTGGTTTGGCGATCTGATGCTGACCAACGGCGCGCGCTATCCGCAACACGCTGCGCCACGCGGGTGGCTGCGACTGCGGGTCCTGAACGGCTGTAACGCGCGTTCGCTGACGCTGGCGGCCAGCGACGGGCGACCGCTGTATGTGATTGGCAGCGATGGCGGCCTGCTGGCGGAGCCGGTGGCAGTGAGCGCATTGAACGTGCTGATGGGTGAACGCTTTGAGGTGCTGGTGGATGCACGTGACGGTAAGGCGTTCGATGTGGTGACGCTGCCGGTTACGCAGATGGGGATGAGCGTGCCGCCGTTTGATCAGCCCTTGCCGGTATTACGCATTCAGCCAACCCTGAAACCCGGCACCGGTACGCTGCCGGAAACGCTGGCGACACTACCGGCGCTGCCGTCAACGTCGGGGCTGAAAACGCGCCAGTTGCAGCTAACCATGGACCCGCAGCTCGATATGCTGGGCATGCAGGCGCTGATGCAGCGCTATGGCATGAACGCGATGGCGGGCATGGATATGGCGGGACTCGGCGCTATGCAGGGGATGTCGCATGGTGGTATGGACATGTCGTCATCCTCGTCGTCCGGAATGCGGCATGGCGGTATGAGCATGAATCATGGCGGCATGGAGCAGGGTGGGATGAACCACGGAGGAATGAACCACGGCGGTATGAACCATCAGACGGGGCAGGCGTCGGCGCCGTTGGATATCCTGTCCGGCAACCGCATCAATGGCGCGGCGTTCCAGATGGGGCAGCCCCTGTTTGACGTCCGGCGCGGCGACGTCGAGGTGTGGAGCATATCCGGGCAAGGCGACATGATGCTGCATCCCTTCCATATTCACGGCACCCGTTTTCGCATCCTGTCCGAAAATGGCAAACCGCCCGCCGCACACCGGCGTGGCTGGAAAGACATTGTGCATGTGGAAGGCGCTCGCAGCGAGGTGCTGGTGCAGTTCAATCACCCGGCGCCGAAAGAGCGGGCGTTTATGGCGCATTGCCATCTGCTGGAGCATGAAGACACCGGCATGATGATGTCGTTTACCGTGTCCTGA
- a CDS encoding winged helix-turn-helix transcriptional regulator, whose amino-acid sequence MLKPCVSPFSHANCPSRFLLEQIADKWSVLVLGALCEKPLRFNEIKRSLEGITQKALTQCLRKLERNGIVERRVLTFSPIAVEYHITPLGHTLKEPFQALYRWTVEYLPQVALARETFDQRLEEQTRAMSDSNA is encoded by the coding sequence ATGCTGAAACCCTGCGTATCCCCGTTCTCGCATGCCAACTGCCCCAGCCGCTTTCTGCTGGAACAGATCGCCGATAAATGGTCGGTGCTGGTGCTGGGCGCGCTGTGTGAAAAACCACTACGCTTTAACGAAATCAAACGCAGCCTGGAAGGCATTACGCAAAAAGCGCTGACGCAGTGTCTGCGCAAACTGGAGCGCAACGGTATCGTGGAGCGGCGGGTGCTGACTTTCTCGCCGATTGCGGTGGAATACCACATCACCCCGCTCGGACACACCCTGAAAGAACCGTTTCAGGCGCTTTACCGCTGGACGGTGGAATACCTGCCGCAAGTGGCGCTGGCGCGGGAAACCTTTGACCAACGGCTGGAAGAACAAACCAGAGCGATGTCCGACAGCAACGCCTGA
- a CDS encoding NADH:flavin oxidoreductase, with product MANTEVLFRPFTLKTLELKNRIVMAPMSRTFAPEGIPGDDIAAYYRRRAQGEVGLILSEGTVVDRPGSRNHPGIPFFHGERALNGWQKVINEVHAAGGKMGPQLWHVGSAPLNGVDWEPDYIESPSGLFSPEVERGHAMTDEDIADTISAFGRAAADAKRLGFDTLELHGAHGYLIDQFFWGGTNQRTDAFGGATIKQRARFAAEVVKSVREAVGPDFPLILRVSQWKQQDYSARLAPTPLALEDWLAPLVSAGVDILHCSQRRFWEPEFPDVDGENGLNFAGWTKKVTGAATISVGSVGLSDEFFSAFAGKGSNPASLDKLLDRMARDEFDLIAVGRALLTDPNWAAKVRQQELETLKGFEPASLGQLV from the coding sequence ATGGCTAATACTGAAGTTCTGTTCCGTCCGTTTACGCTAAAAACGCTGGAATTAAAAAACCGTATCGTGATGGCGCCGATGAGCCGCACCTTCGCGCCTGAAGGCATTCCGGGCGATGATATTGCCGCCTATTATCGCCGTCGGGCGCAAGGCGAGGTAGGCCTGATTCTGTCGGAAGGCACCGTGGTGGATCGTCCCGGTTCGCGCAACCACCCCGGCATTCCGTTCTTCCACGGCGAACGCGCGCTGAATGGCTGGCAGAAGGTGATTAACGAGGTTCACGCCGCGGGCGGCAAAATGGGGCCGCAGCTGTGGCATGTCGGTTCGGCGCCGCTTAACGGCGTGGATTGGGAGCCGGATTACATCGAAAGCCCGTCTGGTTTGTTCTCGCCGGAGGTGGAGCGCGGCCATGCCATGACCGATGAAGACATCGCCGATACCATTTCCGCATTTGGCCGCGCGGCTGCCGACGCGAAACGTCTGGGTTTTGATACGCTGGAACTGCACGGCGCGCACGGCTACCTGATCGACCAGTTCTTCTGGGGCGGAACCAACCAGCGCACCGATGCATTCGGCGGCGCGACGATCAAACAACGCGCCCGGTTTGCCGCCGAGGTAGTGAAAAGCGTCCGCGAAGCGGTAGGACCGGACTTCCCGTTGATTCTGCGCGTTAGCCAGTGGAAACAGCAGGATTACAGCGCCCGTCTGGCGCCGACGCCGCTGGCGCTGGAAGACTGGCTGGCGCCGCTGGTGTCCGCCGGTGTGGATATTCTGCACTGCTCCCAGCGTCGTTTCTGGGAACCGGAATTCCCGGATGTGGATGGCGAAAACGGCCTGAACTTCGCCGGCTGGACCAAAAAAGTGACCGGTGCGGCCACGATCAGCGTGGGTTCCGTCGGGCTGTCGGATGAATTCTTCAGCGCCTTTGCCGGCAAAGGCTCCAACCCGGCTAGCCTCGATAAGCTGCTGGACCGCATGGCGCGTGATGAGTTTGATTTGATCGCGGTGGGGCGTGCGCTGCTGACCGATCCAAACTGGGCCGCAAAAGTCCGTCAGCAGGAGCTGGAAACCCTCAAAGGGTTCGAACCGGCTTCCCTCGGCCAACTGGTGTAA
- a CDS encoding NUDIX hydrolase, with product MFLFSPQDSTYTRMLCQFEFQAQQEGITRQTMAAAVVFRGGILLVRRSANDPVLPGHWEIPGGSREPGDHNLLATLMRELQQETGLRLRYIRHYLGFFDYLTPVNEKVRQWNFLVDVMQEEVCLNGQEHDAWQIVRQPADIPEDCPISEESRFVVNAAIRML from the coding sequence ATGTTTTTGTTTTCACCTCAGGACAGCACCTACACCAGGATGTTGTGCCAGTTTGAATTTCAGGCGCAACAGGAAGGGATTACCCGTCAGACAATGGCTGCCGCGGTAGTATTCCGGGGCGGAATTCTGCTGGTGCGCCGTAGCGCCAACGATCCGGTGCTGCCCGGCCACTGGGAGATCCCCGGCGGCAGCCGCGAGCCCGGCGATCACAACCTGCTTGCCACCCTGATGCGGGAATTACAGCAAGAGACCGGCCTGCGGTTGCGTTATATCCGTCATTATCTGGGCTTTTTCGATTATCTGACGCCGGTTAACGAGAAAGTTCGTCAGTGGAATTTTCTGGTCGACGTCATGCAGGAAGAGGTGTGTCTGAATGGACAAGAGCACGATGCCTGGCAGATCGTGCGTCAGCCTGCGGATATTCCGGAAGACTGCCCCATCAGCGAAGAGAGTCGCTTTGTCGTCAACGCCGCGATTCGGATGCTATAA
- a CDS encoding ribonuclease T2 family protein translates to MKKICSLLAGLMLAAGIMSSPAVQAKGQAGVFDYYLLTLSWSPTFCLTHANNEQCTKGYGFVLHGLWPQYANGGWPQDCPPITALTAQERKYGNTLFPTDTLLTHEWTKHGTCSGLGANGYLQAADNALTKVKIPASFQAPVKPLQLTAQQILTAFHQSNPALPQESIVAVCSGAELSEIRVCMDKDLNFQSCGKAVKTQCRDGNIRVPNVR, encoded by the coding sequence ATGAAGAAAATATGTTCGTTACTGGCCGGATTGATGCTGGCTGCCGGCATCATGTCCAGTCCCGCCGTTCAGGCCAAAGGTCAGGCGGGCGTTTTTGATTACTACCTGCTGACCTTATCCTGGTCGCCTACTTTCTGCCTGACCCACGCCAATAATGAACAATGCACCAAAGGGTATGGCTTTGTGTTGCACGGTTTATGGCCGCAATATGCCAACGGCGGCTGGCCGCAGGACTGCCCGCCGATTACCGCGCTTACCGCGCAGGAGCGCAAATACGGCAATACCCTGTTCCCCACCGATACCTTGCTCACCCACGAATGGACCAAGCACGGTACCTGCAGCGGACTGGGAGCGAACGGTTACCTTCAGGCGGCAGATAACGCGCTGACCAAGGTGAAAATTCCGGCCAGTTTCCAGGCGCCGGTCAAGCCGTTGCAACTGACGGCGCAGCAGATTCTGACCGCGTTTCACCAGAGTAATCCCGCGCTGCCGCAAGAGAGTATCGTCGCAGTTTGCAGCGGCGCGGAACTGTCTGAAATCCGCGTCTGTATGGACAAAGACCTGAACTTCCAGTCCTGCGGCAAAGCGGTAAAAACCCAGTGTCGCGACGGTAACATCCGCGTTCCTAACGTGCGTTGA